One genomic region from Streptomyces venezuelae encodes:
- a CDS encoding GntR family transcriptional regulator: protein MTAFAPDSLVLNRKLPLWYQVSQSLRASILGRTPDASLRLPTEEQLAAHYGVSVLTMRQALKELEEEGLISRHRRRGTFIEPGARRSTPRRLLGSIDAIVAQQSGERTTVLGHGAEPVPGELAEYFPDVPEVVAYRRLRRDGETGEPTNWVENAVRPELAASIDPADLERWPMTKVLRDVVGVRISRITDTVEARLADPETAGLLQVPLLSPILHYTGVTYDEDGRVVDVARIRYRGDRFSFTVTVEAH from the coding sequence GTGACCGCCTTCGCCCCCGACTCGCTGGTCCTGAACCGCAAGCTGCCGCTCTGGTATCAGGTCTCGCAGTCGTTGCGCGCCTCGATACTGGGCCGCACGCCCGACGCCTCGCTGCGGCTGCCCACCGAGGAGCAGCTCGCCGCCCACTACGGCGTGAGCGTGCTGACCATGCGCCAGGCCCTCAAGGAGCTGGAGGAGGAGGGCCTGATCAGCCGGCACCGGCGGCGCGGCACCTTCATCGAGCCGGGCGCCCGCCGCTCCACCCCGCGCCGGCTGCTCGGCTCGATCGACGCGATCGTGGCCCAGCAGTCGGGCGAGCGGACGACGGTCCTCGGGCACGGCGCGGAGCCGGTGCCGGGCGAGCTCGCCGAGTACTTCCCTGACGTGCCGGAGGTCGTGGCGTACCGGCGGCTGCGCCGCGACGGGGAGACCGGCGAGCCGACCAACTGGGTGGAGAATGCGGTACGCCCCGAGCTCGCGGCCTCGATCGACCCGGCCGACCTGGAGCGCTGGCCGATGACGAAGGTGCTGCGGGACGTGGTCGGGGTGCGGATCAGCCGCATCACGGACACGGTCGAGGCGCGCCTCGCCGACCCGGAGACGGCGGGCCTGCTCCAGGTCCCGCTGCTCTCGCCGATCCTCCACTACACCGGTGTGACCTACGACGAGGACGGCAGGGTCGTCGACGTGGCCCGCATCCGGTACCGCGGCGACCGCTTCTCCTTCACCGTCACGGTGGAGGCGCACTGA
- the hmgA gene encoding homogentisate 1,2-dioxygenase, protein MTTEQARKTAEALTYSSGFGNEHSSEAVPGALPHGRNSPQRAPLGLYAEQLSGSAFTEPRAHNRRSWLYRIRPSAAHPPFTRTDDGTLRGAPFTETVPDPNRLRWNPLPEPAPGTDWLAGLWTLGGNGDATQRTGMAVHLYHANASMERVFGDSDGELLIVPERGGLLLRTELGLLAAHPGEVALIPRGVRFRVELLDETARGYVCENYGAPFQLPDLGPIGANGLANARDFRAPVAAYEDVEGPVEVVNKYCGHLWSATYGHSPLDVVAWHGNHTPYVYDLRRFNVIGTISYDHPDPSIFTVLTAPSDTPGLAGVDFVVFAPRWLVGEDTFRPPYFHRNVMSEYMGLIEGAYDAKAEGFVPGGGSLHNMMSAHGPDRETFDKASAAELKPQKIDDGLAFMFETRWPVTATAQAANADHLQKGYDDVWQGLERHFRP, encoded by the coding sequence ATGACCACGGAGCAGGCCAGGAAGACGGCCGAGGCGCTCACCTACAGCAGCGGTTTCGGCAACGAGCACAGCTCGGAGGCGGTCCCCGGCGCACTGCCGCACGGCCGCAACTCGCCGCAGCGCGCACCTCTCGGCCTCTACGCCGAGCAGCTCAGCGGCAGCGCCTTCACCGAGCCGCGGGCGCACAACCGCCGCTCCTGGCTCTACCGGATCCGCCCCTCGGCCGCGCACCCGCCGTTCACCCGGACCGACGACGGCACACTGCGCGGGGCCCCCTTCACCGAGACCGTGCCCGACCCCAACCGGCTCCGCTGGAACCCGCTGCCCGAGCCCGCCCCGGGCACCGACTGGCTCGCCGGCCTGTGGACCCTCGGCGGCAACGGCGACGCGACCCAGCGCACCGGCATGGCCGTGCACCTCTACCACGCCAATGCCTCCATGGAGCGGGTCTTCGGCGACTCCGACGGCGAGCTGCTGATCGTCCCCGAGCGCGGCGGCCTGCTGCTCCGCACGGAGCTGGGCCTGCTCGCCGCCCACCCCGGCGAGGTCGCGCTGATCCCCCGCGGCGTCCGCTTCCGCGTCGAGCTGCTCGACGAGACCGCCCGCGGCTATGTCTGCGAGAACTACGGGGCGCCCTTCCAGCTCCCCGACCTCGGCCCGATCGGCGCCAACGGCCTGGCCAACGCCCGCGACTTCCGTGCTCCCGTCGCCGCCTACGAGGACGTCGAGGGTCCGGTCGAGGTGGTCAACAAGTACTGCGGCCACCTCTGGTCCGCGACCTACGGCCACTCCCCGCTGGACGTCGTCGCCTGGCACGGCAACCACACCCCGTACGTCTACGACCTGCGCCGTTTCAACGTCATCGGAACGATCTCCTACGACCACCCCGACCCGTCGATCTTCACGGTCCTCACCGCGCCCTCGGACACCCCGGGGCTCGCGGGCGTCGACTTCGTCGTCTTCGCCCCGCGCTGGCTCGTCGGCGAGGACACCTTCCGTCCGCCGTACTTCCACCGCAACGTGATGAGCGAGTACATGGGCCTGATCGAGGGCGCCTACGACGCCAAGGCCGAGGGCTTCGTGCCCGGCGGCGGCTCGCTGCACAACATGATGTCCGCGCACGGCCCCGACCGGGAGACCTTCGACAAGGCCAGCGCCGCGGAGCTGAAGCCGCAGAAGATCGACGACGGCCTCGCTTTCATGTTCGAGACCCGCTGGCCGGTGACCGCGACCGCGCAGGCCGCGAACGCCGACCATCTGCAGAAGGGGTACGACGACGTATGGCAGGGTCTTGAGCGCCACTTCCGGCCGTAG